Part of the Candidatus Thermoplasmatota archaeon genome is shown below.
CGGGGACCTCGCAACGCTGAAATAGCGCTCCCCACAGAGGGAGGCCGGCGGGCTCGGATCCGCGATCCTTAGGGGGGCCGACGACGCGTCGCGGACAGTCGATTCTGCCGTCCCAGGTTCTTTTCGGCCAACGCCCACGTCGGCGAGCCTCATATACAGCAAGCGAGAGAGCGGGCGGTCGGTGACCTAGCCATGAAGGCTAACCGAACGCCCATGAAGAAGGTTAATGACCGAGCCGAGGTCGGCGTCGGGACACTCATCGTGTTCATCGCGATGGTTCTCGTCGCCGCCGTTGCGGCCGCCGTCCTCATCAACACGAGCGGTGTCCTGCAGCAGCGCGCTTCCCAGACCGGGAAGCAGGCCACCCAGGAGGTTTCGAGCAACCTCCAGGTGACCGGCATCTACGGCGTGCGCAACAGCACGTCGGCCGACCTCTACCAGCTGAAGTTCAACGTCGGTCTCGCGGCCGGCGCGCCCCAGCTCGATGTGACCAAGATCGTCATCCGCTACTCGGACGGCGCGAACGTCCGCCAGTACTCGGAGAGCACGGCCCCCACGTTCACCGCGACGTGGATCCGTGACGTCACGGGCACGGGCGCGACGAACAAGGTCATGAACGCCGGCGACCTCGTCGAATTCCGCATCAACGTCCCCGACGACATCGCGGAGCGCTCCTCGATCCAGGCCCTCTTCATCCCCGAAGCGGGCGCCTCGATCCCGGCGGACTTCACGACGCCCCCGACGTACGGCACCGAGACCACGGTCACGCTCCGCTGAACGCGGACCGGACCCTGAGCCAGCTTGACGAACGCCCCGGTTCCGGGCCCTTCCGGGGGCCCGGAACCCTCCCTTTCACGCTCACACACGAGGACATGGCATGAAGATCTTCGGACGCGGCGCCAAGGAGGAGACGGAAAAGACCGCTCCCGCCCCGCCCCAGAACGCGAAGGCCGAGGCCGCCCCCGCTCCCGAGGCGGCGCCCGCGGCGGATCCGTCCCAACCGGACCTCGCGGTCATGCTCGACGCCTCGGTCAAGGACATCAGCGAGAAGATCGCCCGACTCGCGAACTCGGTCGAGACGGTCCACAAGGAACGGGCGGGCTTCGACGAGAAGCTCAAGCTCATGGAGGACCGCATGCGCAAGCTCTCGGGCCTCACGGAGATGATGAGCAGCCAGTACAATCCCTTCGTCGGCGACGAACCCGTCGCCGAGAGCGCGAAGGAGTCCCCCAAGGCGACCGCGACCGCGATCGCGTCGGGAGGCGGTGGCGGGCCCGGACCCATGGGCGCCATGGCGAGCGGGAAGCGCATTCCCGTCGCGCGCGATGGCGGCGCGGGCTCGGCCGTGGCGGCACCGGCCCTCCATCCGCTCGCCGCGGCGGCGGCCAAGCGGCATCTCGATCTCGAGGACGAGGAGGACCAGGATGTCCTCGCCGCACGTTGGACGCCCCGTCCCGCGGCAACCTCGAACCAGGCGCCCGCGCGCCTCACCCGCGTCGCCCGCACCTTCGAGACGAGCCTGCTCATGATGAGCTGGTGCGACACGCTCCTCAAGGCGGCCTCACGCGAGGGCCTCGACGAGCTGCTCCACTATTACCAGACCATCGGCTGGATCAACGACGCCGTCCGAGAGGAGATCGAGAACTACGCGAACGGCATCGCCGTGAGCGAGGCCCCCGTGACCGACTGGCGCGCGAACGTCGACCTCCACCAGCGAAGCCTCCTCTACGTCGAGAAGCTCCGCATCGCGAGCGCGGAGCCCGGCGAGGCGGGGCCCGCCTGAGGCCGTGCGGAGCGGGCCTCGATGGGCTTCAGCGTCACCTCATCCACCGTCGTCCTGGCCGTCGCCGCCTTCACCATGGGGGGCGCGCTCGCCTCGGCCTTCCTCACGAGCTACGACAAGGTCTCCGAGGCCTATCGGGAAGACTGGGATTTCCGGAGGGATCAAGCCCGGACAAACATCACCATCACGAGCGTCTCCTGGAACAACGGCCAGAAGCAGCTGACGTTCAACATTAAGAACACGGGCGCCACCGTCCTCGACCCGAACCAGCTCGAATTCGTGATCGACGGACGCTGGAAGACCAACAAGGTGACGTCGCTCACGATCGGCGGCGTGTCGACGACCGTATGGGCGCCCGGGGAGACGCTCGTCGCCGTCGTGCAAGACACCACCTGGACGAGTCAGCCGAGCCGGAGGGAGATTGTGACCGAAAACGGAATCGCGACATGGGGGTGAAGCATGGGCGCTGAAACCAGCAGCACGCACATGATCTTCTTCATCGTCGCGACGGCCCTCGCGGTCGTCGTGAGCGCGCTCCTCTCCACGCAGGTCTACGACATCGCGAACACGGTCCGCGACAGGGGGGCCTCGCTCGGCGACAACATCGCGACCGACATCGCGATCATCAATGATCCCGGCCAGGTGCCTAACAACCCCGTCATCATCTACGTGAAGAACACGGGTCAGCGGACGATCGACCACACGACCATCTCCGTCATCATCGACGGCGTGCACAGGACCCACACCGTGACGCTGCTCGGCGGCGCAGCCGCGTGGCAGCATGGCGACGTCGCCGAATTCAGCATCACGCTCACGCTCGCGAGCGGCGATCATCGCGTCCGCGTCGTGACCGCGAACGGGATCGAGGACGATCTGAGGTTCAGGATCTGACATGTACCGCTTCACCCTCGAACGGGACGAACTCGCCGACCGCCTCGGAGGAGGCCTACCGGAGGGTTCGCTCATCGTCATCGAGGGAGAATACGGCGCCGGCAAAAGCATCCTCCTGCAGCGATTCCTATACGGACTCCTGAAGAACGACGTGTCGGTCACGCTCGTCTCGACCGAGCTCACCACGCTCCATTTCATCGAGCAGATGTATTCGCTCGACTACCCGGTCGAGGAATCGATCCTCGAGCACAAGCTCCTCTTCCTTCCCGTGTATCCGGTCCTCGGCTTTCGCGGCCGCAAGGACGACATGCTCGAGCGCCTGCTCGCGGCGAAGAAGATGTACAGCTTCGACGTCATCGCGATCGACGCGTTCTCGTCGCTTCTCAAGAGTTACCTCAAGGCCGTGGGCGATCGCGTCGATTCGACCTCCAAGCTCGAGGAGGCGCTCTACATGTTCAAGCTCCTCAACGCGCGGGGGCGCACGATCATCCTCACCCTCGAGCCGGCCGACCTCCAGGAGGAGATGGCCTCGATGCTCAAGGCCGCGGCCGACATCTACCTCCAGGTCCGCCTCGAGGTCGTCGGCAACAACGTGAGCCGCTCGCTGCTCGTGAAGCGCTTTGGCCGCGCCGAGAAGACGGTCGGGGACGTCGTGCCGTTCCGTGTCGAGCCGAAGGTCGGCCTCGTGGTCGAGATCAAGAGCGTGTCCTGATGCCGGTGGACCTCAACGAGACGATGGCGCGGAATCCGCACCTCGCGAGGTACATCGCGGAATACCAGAAGAAGACGACGCGGATCCCGACGTTCGTGGAATCGCTCGGTCGCGACATGAAGAGCCTGAAGGAAGTCGACGTGATGTATCCGGTCGGCGACCCCATCTTCATCCACATCTACGACTACGAATTCAAGCGCCACTACGTCGCGGTCGAGCCCGTCCTTTCGAAGGACGAGCGGGCGAAGTACAACAAGATCAAGGAATCGATCCTCCGCCTGGCGCCGTTCGAGGACACCCCGGCCGGAAACGACGAGCTGCGCGCGACGCTCCGACGCCTGCTCGACCGGACCGTGCGGGTTTCGGGCGTCGCGAGCGCGGGCGACATCGTGAAGAAGCTGAATCTCGCGAACCTCTTCGCGCCCAAGATCGCGCTCAACCGCGACGAGTACACCCGCATCAAGTATTTCCTCGAACGCAACATCGTCGACTCCGGCCCGATCGAGCCCGTCATCCGCGATCCCTACATCGAGGATATCTCGTCGGTCGGCACGTTCCCCCTCTTCGTCGTCCACAAGATCTTCGACACCGTCGAGACGAACGTCAAGTTCCGCGACGACAAGGAGCTCGACGACTATCTCCGCAACATGGGCGAGCGGATCGGTCGCCCCGTCTCGGAATCCCGCCCCATCGTCGACGCGACGCTTCCGGACGGCTCGCGTATCAACATCGTGTACTCGGACGACGTGTCGCAGCGCGGAAGCTCGTTCACCATCCGTAAGTTCTCCGAGACGCCGACCTCGATCACGCAGATCATCAAGTTCGGCACCATGTCGAGCCAGGTCGCCGCGTACCTCTGGCTCGCCATGGAGAACCACATGTCCGTGTTCGTCTGCGGCGAGACGGCGTCGGGCAAGACCACGAGCCTCAACGGCATGCTCACGTTCGTGAAGCCGAAGGACAAGGTCTTCACGGCGGAGGACACGCCGGAGGTCAGGCCCCCGCAGCCGCTCTGGCAGCAGCTCGTCACGCGCTCGAGCGGGCCCGTGGAAGGGCGTGTCGAGATGTTCGATCTCCTGAAGGCCGCCCTGCGTTCCCGTCCGAACTACATCATCGTGGGTGAGATCCGTGGCGCCGAAGGCAACGTCGCCTTCCAGGCCATGCAGACCGGCCACCCCGTCATCGCGACGTTCCACGCTTCGAGCGTCGGCAAGATGATCCAACGCTTCACGGCGGACCCGATCAACGTGCCTGCGACGTTCATGGACAACCTGAACATCTGCATGATCCAGATGGCGGTCTACAACAAGGGCCGCATGCTCCGCCGCGTGCTCGCGATCGAGGAGATCGAGGGCTACTCGGAGCAGGCGGGCGGCGTTCTCACGCGCGCCGTCTTCAAATGGAACCCCCAGAACGACACGCACGTCTTCAGGGGACGGAACAACTCCTACATTCTCGAGACCAAGATCGCCGAGCGCATCGGCTACTCGGACAAGCGCAAGATCTACGAGGATCTCGATCTCCGGGCGAAGATCCTCGACAAAATGGTCGAGAAGGGCATCTACGACTACTACGAGGTGAACCGGCTCGTGGCCCGGTTCTACGAGGAGGGCGTGAGGGCGTTCCCCTTCACGATCTGATCATGGCCGGAGGCGACTGAGATGGGCATGGACATCCGCCGGGCGTACGGCGCGCTCGACATGCCGCCCGCGAAGTACATCACGTTCTACGCGCTCCCGCTCGTCGCCGCGGGCATCGCCGTCGTGGTCCTGCTCGGCATGCTCGTCCCGGGTCTCTTCGAAGGCCCGTTCGCGCTTCTCTACGTCGTCATCCCGTTCTTCTTCCTCATCGTCGCCGTCATCTACCCGTACACGGTCGCCGAGTCGCGCAAGCAGCAGATCGACCACAACATCCACTTCTTCATCACGCACATGGGCGTGCTCGCGACGTCGCAGATCCCCCGCTCGGAGATCATGCGCATGCTCTCCGAGAAGAAGGAGTACGGCGCCCTCGCGATCGAGACGAAGAAGATCTACGCGCTCGTCGACTCGTGGAACATGTCGCTCGCCGAAGCCTGCCGCTTCGTGTCGAAGCGCACGCCGTCGGAAATCTTCGGCGACTTCCTCGACCGTTTCGCCTACTCGCTCGACTCGGGCGAGGCCCTCGAAAGCTTCCTCACGAACGAGCAGATCGTCGTGATGGAGGAATTCTCGGCCATCTACAAGGGGAACCTGTACGAGCTCGAGAACATGAAGGGCCTGTTCAACTCGATGATGATGTCGCTCATCTTCATCGTCATCTTCGCGATCCTCATGCCCGTCATCACGGGCATCGACGCGACCGTCCTCATGGCGGGCGCCCTCTTCATGGTCGGCTTCATCGAGGTCGTCTTCGTCTTCTTCACCCGGGCGAAGGCGCCGAGCGACCCCATCTGGCACGACCTCAAGGTGGAGACCTCGGTCCGGATCGCGGTCCGGCGGGCGCTGCCCTGGTCCATGGCCGGCTGCGTCGTCGCGCTCCTGCTCGCCCTCAATTTCACGAACCTGCCCGTCCCGATCATCGTCGCGATCGGCCTCACGCCGCTCGTCTACACCGGCATGCGCGTCGGCCGCGAGGAGGAGCGGGTGAAGCGTCGCGAGGACTCCTACGCCGCCTTCATGCGGTCGCTCGGGGCGTCCGCGAGCGCGCGCGGCGGCGCGATAAAGGAGGTGCTCCGCCACCTCCAGAACCACGATTTCGGTCCGCTCACGGAGGACATCCGGCACCTCTACCAGCGCGTCAACATGCGCGTGGACGACGAGCGCGCGTGGGCCTATTTCGCGGCCGACTGCGGATCGAACCTGATCGAGAAATACACCCGCATGTTCGTCGAGGGTCTCAAGGCGGGCGGCAAGCCCGACGCGATCGGCCGCCTCATCTCCGACAATTTCGTCCGCATCCTCGTCCTGCGCAAGGCCCGTTACCAGACCGCGAGCGCCTTCCGCGGCCTCCTCTACGGCCTCATCGCCGGCATGGCGTTCTCCCTCTTCGTCGGCGTGTCGATCGTCGGCATGCTGCAGCGCATCTTCCAGGGGCTCGAGCTGCCGAAGGGCGCGGGCGACGCGGATTTCGTCTCGAGCCTCTTCTCCTTCGAGGCCAACATCCCCCTGATCTCGTTCCTCGTGATGTCGCTCCTGCTCGTGCACGCGATGTCGTCGAGCCTCATGATCAAGGCGGCCGACGGCGGGAACTATTTCCGCGCCTACACGGAT
Proteins encoded:
- a CDS encoding archaellin/type IV pilin N-terminal domain-containing protein, producing MKKVNDRAEVGVGTLIVFIAMVLVAAVAAAVLINTSGVLQQRASQTGKQATQEVSSNLQVTGIYGVRNSTSADLYQLKFNVGLAAGAPQLDVTKIVIRYSDGANVRQYSESTAPTFTATWIRDVTGTGATNKVMNAGDLVEFRINVPDDIAERSSIQALFIPEAGASIPADFTTPPTYGTETTVTLR
- a CDS encoding FlaD/FlaE family flagellar protein encodes the protein MKIFGRGAKEETEKTAPAPPQNAKAEAAPAPEAAPAADPSQPDLAVMLDASVKDISEKIARLANSVETVHKERAGFDEKLKLMEDRMRKLSGLTEMMSSQYNPFVGDEPVAESAKESPKATATAIASGGGGGPGPMGAMASGKRIPVARDGGAGSAVAAPALHPLAAAAAKRHLDLEDEEDQDVLAARWTPRPAATSNQAPARLTRVARTFETSLLMMSWCDTLLKAASREGLDELLHYYQTIGWINDAVREEIENYANGIAVSEAPVTDWRANVDLHQRSLLYVEKLRIASAEPGEAGPA
- a CDS encoding ATPase domain-containing protein, with the translated sequence MYRFTLERDELADRLGGGLPEGSLIVIEGEYGAGKSILLQRFLYGLLKNDVSVTLVSTELTTLHFIEQMYSLDYPVEESILEHKLLFLPVYPVLGFRGRKDDMLERLLAAKKMYSFDVIAIDAFSSLLKSYLKAVGDRVDSTSKLEEALYMFKLLNARGRTIILTLEPADLQEEMASMLKAAADIYLQVRLEVVGNNVSRSLLVKRFGRAEKTVGDVVPFRVEPKVGLVVEIKSVS
- a CDS encoding type II/IV secretion system ATPase subunit; translated protein: MPVDLNETMARNPHLARYIAEYQKKTTRIPTFVESLGRDMKSLKEVDVMYPVGDPIFIHIYDYEFKRHYVAVEPVLSKDERAKYNKIKESILRLAPFEDTPAGNDELRATLRRLLDRTVRVSGVASAGDIVKKLNLANLFAPKIALNRDEYTRIKYFLERNIVDSGPIEPVIRDPYIEDISSVGTFPLFVVHKIFDTVETNVKFRDDKELDDYLRNMGERIGRPVSESRPIVDATLPDGSRINIVYSDDVSQRGSSFTIRKFSETPTSITQIIKFGTMSSQVAAYLWLAMENHMSVFVCGETASGKTTSLNGMLTFVKPKDKVFTAEDTPEVRPPQPLWQQLVTRSSGPVEGRVEMFDLLKAALRSRPNYIIVGEIRGAEGNVAFQAMQTGHPVIATFHASSVGKMIQRFTADPINVPATFMDNLNICMIQMAVYNKGRMLRRVLAIEEIEGYSEQAGGVLTRAVFKWNPQNDTHVFRGRNNSYILETKIAERIGYSDKRKIYEDLDLRAKILDKMVEKGIYDYYEVNRLVARFYEEGVRAFPFTI
- the flaJ gene encoding archaellar assembly protein FlaJ, which translates into the protein MGMDIRRAYGALDMPPAKYITFYALPLVAAGIAVVVLLGMLVPGLFEGPFALLYVVIPFFFLIVAVIYPYTVAESRKQQIDHNIHFFITHMGVLATSQIPRSEIMRMLSEKKEYGALAIETKKIYALVDSWNMSLAEACRFVSKRTPSEIFGDFLDRFAYSLDSGEALESFLTNEQIVVMEEFSAIYKGNLYELENMKGLFNSMMMSLIFIVIFAILMPVITGIDATVLMAGALFMVGFIEVVFVFFTRAKAPSDPIWHDLKVETSVRIAVRRALPWSMAGCVVALLLALNFTNLPVPIIVAIGLTPLVYTGMRVGREEERVKRREDSYAAFMRSLGASASARGGAIKEVLRHLQNHDFGPLTEDIRHLYQRVNMRVDDERAWAYFAADCGSNLIEKYTRMFVEGLKAGGKPDAIGRLISDNFVRILVLRKARYQTASAFRGLLYGLIAGMAFSLFVGVSIVGMLQRIFQGLELPKGAGDADFVSSLFSFEANIPLISFLVMSLLLVHAMSSSLMIKAADGGNYFRAYTDFVGLFWVAAIVSSVANSALTAVL